In a single window of the Lentisphaera araneosa HTCC2155 genome:
- a CDS encoding O-antigen ligase family protein codes for MSDSFRNIVYSHGGLYNSDYRDIALTGRVRPKVFASEPSMHVLFICICILCIKARKITDNKLYQGIYLAILLILFFITNSPTIILTLLLFFLIQKADAKLKLNPKVLFINFILMTVVLFSISQTEAFQKRINRFGQVHEVTSDNVRIIFPIITMIDVVKTHPVFGLGISNKDKVIEVSSIYKDLDYEHTHANLVLGTNAITKAIVFTGFAGFSFFCILFYKVFLDGKNINLHNFLLISTLIIFVLGAFEQVYFWILASLIYSSCMSNTSNTIGNSEIKTEQV; via the coding sequence TTGAGTGACTCATTTAGAAATATAGTTTACTCTCATGGAGGGTTATATAATTCAGACTACAGAGACATAGCATTAACTGGCAGGGTTAGACCAAAAGTCTTTGCTTCTGAACCATCAATGCACGTTTTATTCATATGTATTTGTATTTTGTGTATAAAAGCCAGAAAGATCACCGATAATAAGTTGTATCAAGGTATCTATTTAGCAATACTATTAATATTATTTTTCATTACAAATAGTCCTACAATAATTTTAACATTACTTTTGTTTTTTTTGATTCAAAAAGCTGACGCTAAGCTTAAATTAAATCCTAAAGTTTTATTTATTAATTTTATATTAATGACAGTTGTTTTATTTTCAATTTCTCAAACCGAAGCTTTTCAAAAGCGAATAAATCGTTTTGGTCAAGTTCATGAAGTAACTAGTGATAATGTGAGAATAATTTTTCCTATTATTACCATGATAGATGTAGTAAAAACTCACCCTGTATTTGGTCTTGGGATTAGTAATAAAGATAAAGTAATTGAAGTAAGTAGTATATACAAAGATTTAGATTATGAACACACTCATGCTAATTTAGTACTTGGCACTAATGCAATTACCAAAGCTATAGTTTTTACAGGTTTTGCGGGTTTTTCTTTTTTTTGCATTTTATTTTACAAAGTCTTTTTGGATGGGAAAAATATAAATCTACATAATTTTTTATTAATTTCTACTTTGATTATATTCGTACTTGGAGCTTTTGAACAAGTTTATTTTTGGATATTAGCTTCACTTATTTATTCATCTTGCATGTCAAATACAAGCAATACCATTGGAAATTCAGAAATTAAAACAGAACAGGTTTAA
- a CDS encoding acyltransferase produces the protein MTKLYIYGLKSYISKLAMWLPSSKLRIITCRIFGSKIQSDSHIYSGVEVRSHRNLQIGSLSVIGERSHLDARRKLIIGDNVNISSEVMIWTLHHDKNCPNFSAVGNSVIIDDFAWICSRAIILPGVKIGKGAIVAAGAVVTKDVPNYAVVGGNPAKIIGERSRDLQYKLNQNIPFI, from the coding sequence ATGACTAAGTTATATATATACGGACTAAAATCCTACATTAGTAAATTAGCAATGTGGTTACCTAGCAGTAAACTAAGAATTATTACATGTAGAATTTTTGGTAGTAAAATACAGTCTGATTCCCATATTTACTCTGGTGTAGAAGTAAGAAGTCATCGTAATCTTCAGATCGGATCTTTATCAGTAATTGGAGAAAGGTCTCATCTTGATGCTAGAAGAAAATTAATTATAGGAGATAATGTAAATATTAGTTCTGAAGTTATGATTTGGACTCTGCATCATGACAAAAACTGTCCCAATTTTTCAGCAGTAGGAAACTCTGTTATTATCGATGATTTTGCATGGATTTGTTCACGTGCAATTATTTTACCAGGTGTAAAAATAGGCAAAGGTGCAATTGTTGCTGCAGGTGCAGTTGTAACAAAAGATGTCCCAAATTATGCTGTAGTAGGAGGTAATCCCGCAAAAATCATTGGAGAAAGAAGTCGTGACCTTCAATACAAATTAAATCAAAATATTCCTTTTATATAA
- a CDS encoding glycosyltransferase family 2 protein, producing MPLISIITVTYNCCHLIDQTTKSILLQDFNNYEYIIVDGNSEDGTQEKIKSTLLKFKVPTKFISEKDKGVYDAMNKAINLCSGQYVIFMNAGDSFYSSETLNFVSATLSEKTPDVLFGDHALISKNKETRYIKAKNLSNLWKRMVFCHQSMFTKRNLLIKNPFEVTNLAADHTLIYKLYMNQYYFEYTPKTLANYLDDGLSVQHYRKSILDRFIGVYKHTKPTTIKIKLIAYYLIIYFLEPLKYKLSKLLR from the coding sequence ATGCCTCTAATATCTATTATCACAGTCACTTACAACTGTTGCCATTTAATTGATCAAACCACAAAATCAATACTATTGCAAGACTTTAACAACTATGAATATATAATTGTTGATGGCAATTCAGAGGATGGGACTCAAGAAAAAATAAAATCTACTTTGTTAAAGTTTAAAGTTCCTACAAAATTTATATCTGAAAAAGACAAAGGTGTTTATGACGCCATGAATAAAGCAATAAACTTATGCTCTGGTCAATATGTAATTTTTATGAATGCTGGCGATTCATTTTATAGTTCAGAGACTTTAAACTTCGTGTCAGCGACACTTTCTGAAAAAACCCCCGATGTATTATTTGGTGATCATGCATTAATAAGTAAAAATAAAGAAACAAGATACATTAAAGCTAAAAATTTAAGTAACTTATGGAAGAGGATGGTTTTTTGTCATCAGAGTATGTTCACAAAAAGAAATCTGTTAATCAAAAACCCCTTCGAGGTCACAAATTTAGCTGCTGACCATACACTAATATATAAGCTTTATATGAACCAGTACTATTTTGAATATACGCCTAAGACCCTTGCAAATTATTTAGATGATGGACTTTCGGTCCAACATTATAGAAAAAGTATTTTGGATAGATTTATAGGTGTTTATAAACATACAAAACCCACAACAATAAAAATAAAACTAATTGCTTATTATCTAATAATATACTTTTTAGAACCTCTAAAATATAAACTCAGCAAGCTATTAAGATGA
- a CDS encoding glycosyltransferase — MKICVITPENPFKSYGGLALYSRQMIESLKLSYINHQIEIVCLIESNTESYSSYKDNDFLIHEVKIKASNKIFSLFTKRSYSSVRYIHYFDKIQINWDTYDHYIFNHRLSLGFYNKLIKTSKPNTKFIYINHNDEYGSMCGIAKYIKNPITRLLAYREAKKILREELNILKTFNKSSFINISDYHAYTKYDKKFKINNQSTIPIYLDEENGNHNYQPHLLLTGSFDWFPKKRNAEWLCNEVFPLIKEQSPETKLFIVGRKANCIKLNDQSNIEIHSDVDDINIFYNMASYFIIPERQSGGLKIKSIEAAMNRKVIVSTPEGISGSGLINNKSCLICEYGDKVKFSQTIINVLNDRGFSESISNNAYEHTSSNFNFNKVTEQWKTFWSNT, encoded by the coding sequence ATGAAAATTTGTGTTATAACACCAGAAAATCCATTTAAATCATATGGAGGTTTAGCTTTATACAGCCGTCAGATGATTGAGTCATTAAAACTATCATATATAAATCATCAAATTGAGATAGTTTGCCTTATTGAAAGTAATACTGAATCATACAGTTCTTATAAAGATAATGATTTTTTAATTCATGAAGTAAAAATTAAAGCTTCTAACAAAATTTTTTCATTATTTACAAAACGATCATATAGTTCAGTCAGATATATTCACTATTTTGATAAAATCCAAATAAACTGGGATACGTATGATCATTATATTTTTAACCATCGTTTATCACTTGGCTTTTATAATAAACTAATAAAAACATCAAAACCAAATACCAAGTTTATTTATATTAATCACAACGATGAATATGGTAGTATGTGTGGTATAGCAAAATATATCAAAAATCCAATAACAAGATTATTAGCATATCGTGAAGCTAAGAAAATTCTTAGAGAAGAATTAAATATTTTAAAAACATTTAATAAATCAAGTTTTATTAATATAAGTGATTATCATGCTTACACAAAATATGACAAAAAGTTTAAGATTAATAATCAAAGTACTATTCCCATTTATCTAGATGAAGAGAATGGTAACCATAACTATCAACCTCATTTATTATTAACTGGATCATTTGATTGGTTCCCCAAAAAAAGAAATGCTGAATGGTTATGTAATGAAGTGTTCCCATTGATAAAAGAACAGTCTCCAGAAACTAAATTATTTATAGTAGGCAGAAAAGCTAATTGTATAAAACTGAATGATCAAAGTAATATTGAAATTCATAGTGACGTAGATGATATAAACATATTTTACAATATGGCAAGCTATTTTATAATTCCGGAAAGACAAAGTGGAGGTTTGAAAATTAAAAGTATAGAAGCAGCCATGAATAGGAAAGTTATTGTTTCTACTCCTGAAGGTATAAGTGGTTCAGGATTAATTAATAATAAAAGCTGCTTGATTTGTGAATATGGAGATAAAGTGAAGTTTTCTCAAACAATAATAAATGTGTTAAATGATAGGGGTTTTAGTGAATCAATATCTAACAATGCATATGAACATACTAGTTCTAATTTTAACTTTAACAAGGTAACTGAGCAATGGAAAACCTTTTGGTCTAACACCTGA
- a CDS encoding glycosyltransferase family 4 protein: MKICIHDYGKYPFIQELAQKLANDCIKVDYLYNASFLSPNSNSIDEKKQNFQTIGISTKDKIDKYNFKKRFVQEVEYSKNFETYLNESKPDIVITANCPLFTVDQAYKWAQKNSKQFHFWVQDVWSVAVKETLNKKFGILGNLAAQYFIYLEKKLLKKSHSNIVISKDFINLLNEWKITNTTHVLENWAPLKEIDPQNKENTWSQKHQLDKSFNYIYTGTLGLKHNPQLLIDLAQSQIDSKVVVVSQGSGADYLKDKKDELNISNLKLLPFQDKNDYSKILASSDVLVAVLEKEAGNFSVPSKILSYHCAQKPILASVPKTNLSYKILTNNKSGLGVDCENNKEFLSQAKCLKGDEKLRNSLAENARKYAELTFDIDLKVKKFIKILGINI, from the coding sequence ATGAAAATCTGTATACACGACTATGGTAAATATCCATTTATTCAAGAGTTAGCTCAAAAGTTAGCTAATGATTGTATAAAAGTTGATTACCTCTACAACGCATCATTTTTAAGTCCTAATTCCAATTCTATTGACGAAAAAAAACAAAACTTTCAAACAATCGGTATTTCAACAAAAGATAAAATTGATAAGTACAATTTCAAAAAGCGCTTTGTCCAAGAGGTTGAATATAGTAAAAATTTTGAAACATATTTGAATGAATCAAAGCCTGATATTGTGATTACAGCCAACTGTCCACTTTTTACAGTTGATCAAGCTTATAAATGGGCACAAAAAAATAGTAAGCAGTTTCACTTTTGGGTACAAGATGTGTGGAGTGTAGCTGTAAAAGAAACACTTAACAAGAAGTTTGGCATTTTAGGGAATTTGGCGGCTCAGTATTTTATATATTTAGAGAAAAAACTTCTTAAGAAGTCGCATTCGAACATAGTGATTAGCAAAGATTTTATAAATCTACTCAATGAATGGAAAATTACTAATACTACGCATGTACTAGAAAACTGGGCTCCTCTAAAAGAGATAGACCCACAAAATAAAGAAAATACGTGGTCACAAAAACATCAGCTTGATAAAAGCTTTAACTACATATACACAGGTACTCTAGGCTTAAAACACAACCCTCAATTATTAATAGACTTGGCCCAATCACAGATTGACTCAAAAGTAGTAGTTGTCTCCCAAGGGTCTGGTGCAGATTATCTTAAAGATAAAAAAGATGAACTGAATATTAGTAACCTGAAGCTTTTACCCTTTCAAGATAAAAATGATTATTCTAAAATATTAGCTTCTTCTGATGTACTTGTTGCGGTATTAGAAAAGGAAGCAGGTAATTTCTCAGTGCCTTCTAAAATATTATCATACCACTGTGCACAAAAGCCAATTTTAGCTTCAGTTCCTAAGACAAATTTGTCATATAAGATATTGACAAATAATAAAAGTGGCTTGGGTGTTGATTGTGAAAATAACAAAGAATTTTTATCGCAAGCAAAGTGCCTAAAGGGTGACGAAAAATTGAGAAATTCACTGGCTGAAAATGCTCGTAAATATGCTGAGCTAACGTTCGACATAGATTTAAAAGTAAAAAAATTCATTAAAATCTTAGGAATTAATATATGA
- a CDS encoding NAD-dependent epimerase/dehydratase family protein — protein sequence MIKICIIFGGAGYIGTNLTKHFQDLKLFDKIIIADIKKSDIYDPSNNEFFECDVRKAIHYEFKDEIDFANSWIVNLAAIHREPGHEREEYFDTNICGAENINLFMEHYGFQNLIFTSSIAPYGRSLDQRCEKSQLYAETPYGISKALAEKIHQNWMYQEKNRKLIIIRPSVIYGPKDPGNILRMIKSVKKGTFFFPGKSREIIKGYGYIFGLVESISFAMKHKDTLIIYNYAENPLLKLGEMCDVIRNKFNIKRPILQIPSWPLLILAYFIQIVSKITKTSSSIHPTRVKKAGFPTNIKPSWLIENGFEFKYSFEESIQHWEKISSEDFE from the coding sequence ATGATAAAAATATGTATTATCTTTGGAGGTGCTGGTTATATAGGTACAAATTTAACCAAACACTTTCAAGACTTAAAATTATTTGATAAAATTATTATTGCAGACATAAAGAAAAGTGATATTTATGATCCGAGTAACAATGAGTTTTTTGAATGCGATGTGAGGAAAGCGATTCATTATGAATTTAAAGATGAAATTGATTTCGCTAATTCTTGGATTGTTAATTTAGCAGCAATTCATCGCGAACCGGGGCATGAGAGAGAAGAATATTTTGATACAAATATTTGTGGTGCCGAAAATATAAATCTTTTCATGGAGCATTACGGTTTCCAAAATTTAATTTTCACATCCAGTATTGCTCCATACGGTAGATCGTTAGATCAACGTTGCGAAAAGTCACAGCTTTATGCAGAAACTCCCTATGGTATTTCAAAGGCACTTGCGGAAAAGATACATCAAAATTGGATGTATCAAGAAAAAAATCGTAAGCTAATTATTATACGACCAAGTGTAATATATGGACCTAAAGATCCAGGAAATATATTAAGAATGATTAAGTCTGTTAAAAAGGGAACTTTCTTTTTCCCCGGAAAAAGTAGAGAGATCATTAAGGGCTACGGATACATATTTGGTTTAGTTGAGAGTATATCATTTGCGATGAAACATAAAGATACACTAATTATTTACAATTATGCGGAGAACCCCTTATTGAAATTGGGTGAAATGTGTGATGTAATTAGAAATAAATTCAATATCAAGAGACCAATTTTACAGATCCCTTCCTGGCCACTCTTAATTTTGGCATATTTTATTCAAATTGTTTCTAAGATTACTAAGACAAGTTCATCAATACATCCAACCAGAGTAAAAAAAGCAGGATTTCCAACAAATATTAAGCCCAGTTGGTTAATTGAGAATGGTTTTGAATTTAAATACTCTTTTGAAGAATCCATTCAGCATTGGGAAAAAATATCATCAGAGGATTTTGAATAA
- the kdsA gene encoding 3-deoxy-8-phosphooctulonate synthase, with the protein MIYSNDKPFTLFGGLNVLEDLDSTLFACEKYVKVTNKLSIPYVFKASFDKANRSSVHSYRGVGLDKGMRIFEEIKKEFGVKIITDVHEIYQVEQVAEVVDILQLPAFLARQTDLVVAISKAKKPINIKKPQFMSPSQVRYIVNKCKEAGNDNVLLCERGTCFGYDNLVVDMLGFSQMKIATNNAPIIFDVTHSLQQRDPLSDASGGRRAQVLELAKAGISTRIAGLFLESHPDPDKAKCDGPSALPLSLLEAFLQQIKDLDDLIKSQEKLEIH; encoded by the coding sequence ATGATATACTCAAACGATAAACCATTCACACTATTCGGTGGTCTAAATGTTCTCGAAGATTTAGATTCTACATTATTTGCTTGTGAAAAATACGTGAAAGTCACAAATAAACTATCAATTCCTTACGTATTTAAAGCTTCTTTTGATAAAGCTAATCGCTCTTCAGTCCATTCGTACAGGGGTGTGGGATTAGATAAAGGGATGCGTATATTTGAGGAAATTAAAAAAGAATTTGGAGTAAAAATCATCACTGATGTGCACGAGATTTATCAAGTTGAGCAAGTTGCAGAAGTAGTTGATATTCTTCAACTACCAGCTTTTTTAGCCAGACAAACTGACTTAGTAGTAGCTATTTCTAAGGCCAAAAAACCAATTAACATAAAAAAGCCCCAATTCATGAGTCCTAGCCAGGTTAGATATATTGTCAATAAATGTAAAGAAGCAGGTAATGATAATGTTCTATTATGTGAACGAGGCACTTGTTTTGGGTATGATAATTTAGTTGTTGACATGCTGGGTTTTTCTCAGATGAAGATTGCTACGAATAATGCACCAATAATTTTTGATGTTACTCATAGTTTACAACAACGTGATCCTCTTAGCGATGCTTCTGGTGGTAGACGCGCACAGGTGTTAGAATTAGCTAAAGCAGGTATTTCAACAAGGATAGCAGGTTTATTTCTCGAATCTCACCCTGATCCTGATAAAGCTAAATGTGACGGACCGAGCGCATTACCATTGTCTTTGTTAGAAGCATTTTTACAGCAAATTAAAGATTTAGATGATTTAATTAAATCTCAAGAAAAATTAGAAATACATTAA
- a CDS encoding KdsC family phosphatase, with protein sequence MTPEVYQKKIQKIKLVLFDVDGVLTDGSIYVNEASECFKVFNVKDGLGVELLRANDIKVGVISGKASPSLNNRIEQLKFDVSVTGCKNKLPSLKDICADLNVEYSEVCFVGDDVLDLPIMKVCGFSIAPNDAHEYVKEHCDYILDMNGGFGVARKVADMILLNQMKSYDKVYEPLMNKIQYGDLSGIEQ encoded by the coding sequence ATGACACCAGAAGTATATCAAAAAAAAATACAGAAGATAAAATTAGTCCTATTTGATGTTGATGGAGTTCTGACTGATGGCTCTATATATGTTAATGAGGCATCTGAATGCTTTAAAGTCTTCAATGTGAAAGATGGTTTAGGAGTAGAACTTCTAAGAGCTAACGATATAAAAGTTGGCGTGATTTCAGGTAAAGCAAGCCCATCATTAAATAATAGAATTGAGCAACTAAAATTTGATGTGAGCGTCACTGGATGCAAAAATAAATTACCAAGCTTAAAAGATATTTGTGCAGACCTTAATGTTGAATACAGTGAGGTTTGCTTTGTTGGTGATGATGTTTTAGATCTTCCTATAATGAAAGTTTGTGGATTTTCTATCGCACCAAATGATGCACATGAATATGTAAAAGAACATTGTGATTATATACTAGACATGAATGGAGGTTTTGGAGTTGCAAGAAAAGTTGCTGATATGATACTTCTTAATCAAATGAAATCTTATGATAAAGTTTATGAACCCCTTATGAATAAAATTCAATATGGTGATTTGAGCGGAATTGAGCAATAA
- the kdsB gene encoding 3-deoxy-manno-octulosonate cytidylyltransferase, with protein MKNIKVVIPARYGSTRLPQKALLKINNKPIFWHVYQRVKEAGFLPSDIFIATDHDVIFDLAVKLSLNVVMTKDNHESGTDRINEVCHKLSWSNETIVLNVQGDEPLIPPNLLKQLCEFVLNNNFDISTAVSCIQNLKQLNDPNIVKVALTERSNALYFSRAPIPYNRDNHQTLRNTFRHIGIYAYKVGVLNKLCSKPMAELEQIEKLEQLRALTLGYTIGAIKYVGDIPHGLDVISDFKELKKIMDGKNEYS; from the coding sequence ATGAAAAACATCAAAGTAGTCATTCCCGCAAGATATGGTTCTACACGTTTACCTCAAAAAGCACTGTTAAAAATAAATAATAAACCAATCTTTTGGCATGTTTACCAAAGAGTTAAAGAAGCTGGTTTTTTGCCATCGGATATTTTCATTGCTACAGATCATGATGTTATATTTGATTTGGCGGTAAAACTAAGTTTAAACGTTGTAATGACAAAAGATAATCATGAAAGCGGAACTGACCGGATTAATGAAGTATGTCATAAACTTTCATGGTCGAATGAAACAATTGTTCTTAATGTCCAAGGTGACGAGCCACTAATTCCACCTAATTTGTTAAAGCAGTTATGTGAATTTGTTCTAAATAATAATTTCGATATAAGTACAGCTGTTTCTTGTATTCAAAACTTAAAGCAACTAAACGATCCAAATATTGTTAAGGTAGCTTTGACTGAGAGAAGTAATGCTCTTTATTTTTCAAGAGCTCCTATTCCATATAACAGAGACAATCATCAAACATTGAGAAATACATTTCGTCATATTGGCATCTATGCATATAAAGTAGGGGTTTTGAATAAATTATGTAGCAAACCTATGGCTGAATTAGAGCAAATCGAAAAGCTTGAGCAACTCAGGGCCTTAACTTTGGGATATACAATAGGTGCCATTAAATATGTTGGTGATATACCACATGGTCTTGATGTTATATCGGATTTTAAAGAACTTAAAAAAATTATGGATGGGAAAAATGAGTATTCTTGA
- a CDS encoding KpsF/GutQ family sugar-phosphate isomerase produces the protein MSILEIAKMVFEIEKDGLCHVSKQLDVNFEQSVTSILSSKGRTIVCGMGKSGIIGKKIAASFASTGTPSFFMHPGEAFHGDLGMVTKDDVFIAISNSGETDEVLKLLPFLKDNSNIIVAMTGNSNSTLAQNAHYHLNIGVEKEACPLQLAPTASTTATLAMGDALTIALMQSRKFKPENFARFHPGGSLGRKLLNKVQDEMQTINLPIVTDDLAVKDLIQVITECMYGLAIVVKRNQLIGLVTDGDLRRSFEKFGKNVFDKSTKDIMSHSPKTISPLVSMQKAIEFMESYQINNIIVIEDSEVVGILKK, from the coding sequence ATGAGTATTCTTGAAATTGCAAAGATGGTTTTTGAAATTGAAAAAGATGGTTTATGTCATGTTTCTAAACAACTTGATGTAAACTTTGAGCAATCAGTAACAAGTATTCTATCTTCCAAAGGTAGAACAATTGTTTGCGGCATGGGCAAGTCAGGTATTATAGGTAAGAAAATTGCCGCATCCTTTGCTAGTACCGGAACACCTAGTTTTTTTATGCATCCAGGCGAAGCATTTCACGGCGATTTGGGAATGGTTACTAAGGATGATGTTTTCATCGCTATTTCAAATAGCGGTGAAACAGATGAAGTATTAAAGTTATTACCTTTTCTAAAAGATAATTCCAATATTATAGTTGCAATGACAGGTAATTCGAATTCAACTTTAGCTCAGAATGCACACTATCATTTAAACATTGGAGTTGAAAAAGAAGCTTGTCCATTGCAGTTAGCTCCAACAGCGTCGACAACTGCAACATTGGCAATGGGAGATGCTTTAACCATAGCTTTAATGCAATCACGTAAATTTAAACCAGAAAACTTTGCAAGGTTTCACCCAGGGGGCAGTTTAGGCAGAAAGTTACTCAACAAAGTACAAGATGAAATGCAGACAATAAATCTACCTATCGTAACAGATGATTTAGCTGTCAAAGATTTGATTCAAGTTATAACTGAGTGCATGTATGGTTTAGCTATTGTTGTAAAAAGGAATCAATTAATAGGCCTTGTTACCGATGGTGATCTAAGACGTTCATTTGAAAAGTTTGGTAAAAATGTTTTCGATAAATCTACGAAAGATATAATGAGTCACAGCCCAAAAACCATTAGTCCATTAGTATCAATGCAGAAAGCCATTGAATTTATGGAAAGCTATCAAATTAATAATATTATTGTAATTGAAGATTCAGAGGTAGTTGGTATCTTAAAGAAATAG
- a CDS encoding UDP-glucuronic acid decarboxylase family protein: protein MRNKYMKAKTILVTGGAGFLGSHLCDRLINEGHNVICLDNLQTGYKQNVAHLLSHSSFEFIRHDICETIRLEVDEIYNLACPASPPHYQNNPVGTTKTCVLGSINMLGLAKRNNAKILQASTSEVYGDPKVHPQVEEYRGDVNPIGIRACYDEGKRCAETLFFDYHRQHGVKIKVMRIFNTYGPKMDPDDGRVVSNFIVQALQGKDITIYGDGSQTRSFCFKDDLLDGMQALMNSDDAITGPINIGNPDEFTIKELAEEVIRQVDTTSQIIYKPLPADDPTRRKPNIEKAKEILNWQPSIKLSEGLKPTIAYFDSLLRGEIKL, encoded by the coding sequence ATGAGAAATAAATATATGAAAGCAAAAACAATTCTAGTTACTGGGGGGGCTGGCTTTTTGGGCTCCCACCTTTGTGATCGTCTGATCAATGAGGGACACAATGTCATCTGTTTAGATAATCTGCAAACGGGTTATAAACAGAATGTGGCGCACTTACTCAGTCACTCAAGCTTTGAGTTTATTCGTCATGACATATGTGAGACGATACGTTTGGAAGTGGATGAAATCTATAATTTAGCTTGCCCAGCGTCACCACCTCATTATCAAAATAATCCAGTGGGAACGACCAAGACTTGTGTTTTGGGATCTATCAATATGTTAGGTTTAGCTAAGCGCAATAATGCCAAGATTCTCCAGGCATCTACCTCTGAAGTTTATGGGGACCCTAAAGTTCATCCTCAGGTTGAGGAGTATCGCGGCGACGTGAACCCCATCGGTATTCGCGCTTGTTATGATGAGGGGAAACGTTGTGCCGAGACTCTCTTTTTTGATTATCATCGCCAACATGGTGTTAAAATCAAAGTGATGCGAATCTTTAATACATATGGTCCCAAAATGGATCCCGATGATGGCCGAGTGGTCAGCAACTTCATTGTCCAAGCCCTTCAGGGCAAAGATATCACTATCTATGGTGATGGCTCACAAACGCGGTCTTTCTGTTTTAAAGATGATTTGCTCGATGGCATGCAGGCGCTGATGAATTCCGATGATGCCATCACTGGGCCCATAAATATTGGCAATCCCGATGAATTCACCATCAAAGAACTAGCTGAAGAAGTGATCAGGCAAGTCGATACCACTAGCCAGATCATCTACAAGCCTTTACCAGCGGATGACCCAACAAGACGTAAGCCCAACATTGAAAAAGCTAAAGAAATTCTTAATTGGCAACCCAGTATCAAGCTATCCGAAGGATTGAAGCCGACAATTGCTTATTTTGATTCATTATTAAGAGGTGAGATAAAGCTTTAG